The following are encoded together in the Plasmodium malariae genome assembly, chromosome: 1 genome:
- the PmUG01_01018100 gene encoding conserved Plasmodium protein, unknown function — MPTRKWCIHSEKVKRTNVILKTLIKKLIDKKKENKFFNCIPYYEFLLNKYGTHIISIEDCFKLFFLQNRDFFFSKKLMNHICTTISNASILSILKIKKEYIIDHLYNCNIYKYKCFFHNEFYHFIHNILLLCCMQLCTPAILEIVDEEQKQRIKLKNLHKFYSPNKYVLLFDEKNKSNKRICNNIEFFLKLYRCFSYNNISPFSFLNKYIYHNFYNIPINILIRNYIICYPIFKEVPILSSCNSSLFHNEKVPYLKLHEICQMLFYLSKNNLNFYFESFLNIYFYPILIYTFGLTNTHLYNSVLSYLKEENEVTKIKETQNIDNLIVSFINYLSSSYVIKNIKSSILSIMLCIYISSTLFHALYKRHFVSYNWSNFSTVHNVERKIHNFVLVTGESISHINSLSFMKKCILLVYIINAVFPVIYENVVYSRDKYNKEEIKTAACYYNNILQNCIKIYSHRYNNTTYRSNKTIHHTYADSTIKQMDMTASQNIKYFTTELFSKNKKFNFLNFVKLPFLKALHYEIFLYTECNKNSQIVNIKKSLLENEIFYFLQQYVQKTIPNYICQRGTHNASAFFTIDIQILKRT; from the coding sequence ATGCCTACAAGAAAATGGTGCATACATTCAGAAAAGGTAAAACGAACAAATGtcattttaaaaactttaattaaaaaacttattgataaaaaaaaggaaaacaagttttttaattgtatacCTTATTACGAGTTTttactaaataaatatggtACACATATTATATCCATAGAAGattgttttaaattattttttttacaaaataggGACTTTTTCTTTAGTAAGAAATTGATGaatcatatatgtacaacaATTAGTAATGCATCAATTTTGagcatattaaaaattaagaaggaatatataatagatcATCTGTATAactgtaatatttataaatacaaatgtttttttcataatgaaTTCTATCATTTTATACACAACATTTTATTGCTATGTTGTATGCAGTTATGCACACCTGCTATTCTTGAAATAGTTGATGAAGAACAAAAACAACgtataaaattgaaaaatttacataaattttacaGTCCAAATAAGTATGTACTATTATTtgatgagaaaaataaaagcaacaaaagaatatgtaataatattgaattttttttaaaactctATAGATGCtttagttataataatattagtccattttcctttttaaataaatacatctaccacaatttttataatattcctATAAACATTCTGATAAGAAACTATATTATTTGCTATCCAATTTTTAAAGAAGTGCCTATTTTGTCCTCCTGTAACTCTTCTTTGTTTCATAATGAAAAAGTTCCATATTTAAAACTTCATGAGATATGTCAGATGTTATTTTACTTAtcaaagaataatttaaatttttattttgaatcttttctaaatatatacttttaccCCATTCTCATATACACATTCGGTTTGACAAACACCCACTTATACAATTCAGTATTATCCTATTTaaaggaagaaaatgaagtaaccaaaataaaagagaCACAGAATATAGATAACCTTATAGTGAGTTTCATAAATTACTTATCATCTTCTTATGttatcaaaaatattaaatcaaGCATTCTATCGATCATGTTGTGCATCTATATATCTTCTACATTATTTCACGCATTATACAAACGTCATTTTGTTTCCTATAATTGGTCTAATTTTAGTACTGTTCATAATGTTGAGAGAAAAATACACAATTTTGTTTTAGTTACTGGTGAAAGTATATCACATATCAATAGTTTATCTTTTATGAAGAAATGCATCCTtctagtatatataataaatgcaGTTTTTCCTGTGATATATGAGAATGTAGTATATAGTAGAGACAAATACAATAAAGAAGAGATAAAAACAGCCGCAtgttattataacaatatattgcaaaattgcataaaaatttatagcCATAGATACAACAATACCACGTACAGAAGTAATAAGACAATACATCATACTTATGCTGATAGTACAATAAAACAGATGGACATGACCGCAAGTCAGAACATAAAGTATTTCACAACagaattattttcaaaaaataaaaaatttaattttcttaattttgtGAAGCTTCCTTTTTTGAAAGCTCTTCACTATGAAATATTCCTGTACACggaatgtaataaaaatagtcaaattgttaacataaaaaaatcattattagaaaatgaaatattttatttcttacaACAATATGTGCAAAAGACGATCCCAAATTATATATGCCAAAGGGGTACTCATAACGCATCCGCGTTTTTTACAATagatatacaaatattaaaaaggacATAA